A region of the Mus pahari chromosome 15, PAHARI_EIJ_v1.1, whole genome shotgun sequence genome:
ACAACCTGCATGCTACATAAAAGTGGGTGATGGTAGATATGAGAGTGTCAGAACATAAATTCATGAACACTCTTTGAAagttataaaaaatttttttgcaatttttttgtAACTTAATCACATGGTTCTCAAGCATGAACTTTGTAGGAGACAAAGTTGTAGTCCCTTGTCAAAAATTCAGGTACAACTTCTTGGAACCTGAATTAATCCAATTCCATTATGCTGCTAGAAATACCATATGTTAGATAGTTTATaagcaacaaatatttatttctcatagttTTGCTCATTAGTAAGTTCAAAATCAATGTGTTGGAAACTTCCTGAAGTTGTGTGAAGTCTAGTGAGGACCACTGCCTGCTTCACAGGATGATGCTTTTGTAGAGGAGACAAGTACTCAGTCCTTACATgcaaaggagacagaagcagcaaaaTCCTTGATGGGTGCATAAGTTAAAAGGTGTACAGATCTTTGAAAGAGATAGAACACAATGCCTTGTATGTGTTAAGTAAGTACTCTACCGCGAAGCTGCATCCAAAAGCACTCATCCCTCTTCATGTGGCACCAATTCATGATTGGAAAGATTGTTTAGCCTGCTTATTCCCTAAAAGTCTCATCTCTTAGTATTGTTACCATGAATAAGAACCATGAGTTTTGGAATGGACATAAGCACTAACATTGAcagatacaaatacaaatacaaacataacCTTCTGGCCCTCATAGTGCAAGCTCTACCTTAGTGATCTGCACGGTCTATGGGATGAAGAGTGCACATGTTCATATAATTCTTAAAATGGGCAGAAATTAAAGGGGAtggaaatatatacatttgtactGCCTTACATAGTCACCGGGATATTGTCACATTCTTCTTTTGCTGATTCTGAAGCCTACACTGatagaattaataaaatactgagagagagagagagagagagagagagagagagagagagagagagagagaaaacaaggttAGAGATCTGCTTAACTTTTATCCACATTCTCTCAGGAGCGTTGTCCTATTTATAGAATTATCTATATTGTTAAGAATCATCTCTATGGTTAAGATTATGTGGGCTGGAGATCTAGctgttgataaagtgcttgcctaacatgtatgAAGTCCTAGGTTCTATTCCCAAGGCTATATAAAACCTTGTGTGGTGATGAATGCCTGTGATCCTGGTACTCAGCAAATAGGGgcaaggaggatcagaagttcaaggacatcattttgtacatagtgagttcaaggaaagCTGAGGTTACATGGaactctctcaaaaacaaaaccttctacTAATATTctgggtttgtttgatttttaggaTCTCAAGAGCATGCTGACGTCGTTTATGCATTTCCATCAGATACAGACAGAGATCATAAACATTTAACTCATTGATCATATGTTGAGAGTTGCAGAGCCAGGAGTCCCTCAAGAACCAGTGGCCAAACATCCACTTACGATACCCGGAAGCTTAGGAAATCTCTAATTAAAATCCTGACATAATGGAAGTGCCCACAAACCAGCCAACACCTAATAAAACCAGTGGCAAGAGCAACAACTCTGCATTTTTCTACTTTGAATCTTGCCAACCCCCTTTTCTAGCCACACTCTTGATACTCATAGCATATACTGTGGTCCTAATCATGGGCATTTTTGGAAACCTCTctcttatcatcatcatctttaaaaaacagagagaagCTCAAAATGTTACCAACATACTGATTGCCAATCTGTCCCTCTCAGACATCTTGGTGTGTGTCATGTGCATCCCTTTTACGGTCATCTACACTCTGATGGACCACTGGGTATTCGGGAACACTATGTGTAAACTCACTTCCTATGTGCAAAGTGTCTCCGTCTCTGTGTCCATATTCTCCCTTGTGTTGATTGCTATTGAACGATATCAGCTGATTGTGAACCCCCGTGGCTGGAAACCCAGGGTATCTCATGCCTATTGGGGCATCATCTTGATTTGGCTCATTTCTCTGACATTGTCTATTCCCTTATTCTTGTCCTACAACCTCACCAATGAGCCCTttcataatctctctctccctactgacATCTACACCCACCAGGTAGTCTGTGTGGAGATTTGGCCTTCTAAACTGAACCAACTTCTCTTCTCCACATCATTATTTATGCTCCAGTATTTTGTCCCTCTGGGTTTCATTCTTATCTGCTACCTGAAGATTGTTTTCTGCCTCCGAAAAAGAACGAGGCAGGTGGACAGGAGGAGGGAAAATAAGAGCCGTCTCAATGAGAACAAGAGGGTAAATGTGATGTTGATTTCCATCGTAGTGACTTTTGGAGCCTGCTGGTTGCCCTTGAACATCTTCAATGTCATCTTTGACTGGTATCATGAGATGCTGATGAGCTGCCACCATGACCTGGTATTTGTAGTTTGCCACTTGGTTGCTATGGTTTCTACGTGCATAAACCCTCTCTTTTATGGATTTCTCAACAAAAACTTCCAGAAGGATCTAATGATGCTTATTCACCACTGTTGGTGTGGTGAACCTCAGGAAAGTTATGAAAATATTGCCATGTCCACTATGCACACAGATGAATCCAAGGGATCATTAAAAGTGGCTCATATACCAACAGGCATATAGAAACTGATAAGCAAAACCAAAGCCCTTCTGttatgaaaagagaagaaatagtaTGGAATTGGGCAAGGTGCCGAGGAATCCAGAGTTAAACACATAATATCTT
Encoded here:
- the LOC110333527 gene encoding neuropeptide Y receptor type 6 gives rise to the protein MEVPTNQPTPNKTSGKSNNSAFFYFESCQPPFLATLLILIAYTVVLIMGIFGNLSLIIIIFKKQREAQNVTNILIANLSLSDILVCVMCIPFTVIYTLMDHWVFGNTMCKLTSYVQSVSVSVSIFSLVLIAIERYQLIVNPRGWKPRVSHAYWGIILIWLISLTLSIPLFLSYNLTNEPFHNLSLPTDIYTHQVVCVEIWPSKLNQLLFSTSLFMLQYFVPLGFILICYLKIVFCLRKRTRQVDRRRENKSRLNENKRVNVMLISIVVTFGACWLPLNIFNVIFDWYHEMLMSCHHDLVFVVCHLVAMVSTCINPLFYGFLNKNFQKDLMMLIHHCWCGEPQESYENIAMSTMHTDESKGSLKVAHIPTGI